One genomic window of Paramormyrops kingsleyae isolate MSU_618 chromosome 22, PKINGS_0.4, whole genome shotgun sequence includes the following:
- the kif22 gene encoding kinesin-like protein KIF22 isoform X2, which produces MAQRVPVSEACGPAASKRVSRVRVAVRLRPYMEKQDKKAEGPCVRGLGPQSLEIVNWRNATETLQYQFDAFHGEQASQQEIFLSSVKPVLPHVLSGQNASVFAYGPTGAGKTHTMLGNPEEPGLIPRAVREVFSLATERERESADWTYSVGMSYLEIYNEKVLDLLSPGSTDLPIREDKDRNIVVQGLTHMPIDSFSHFHALFAPASLNRTTASTKLNQRSSRSHAILLIKVVRSLKSPPYRQQMGKLYLVDLAGSEDNRRTGNQGLRLKESGAINLSLFTLSKVVDALNVGGAGRVPYRDSKLTRLLQDSLGGSAHSVMIANIAPEYKYYFDTFSALNFAAKSKLIVNRPFVREAVPSCAPTVPVKRPRDEQGPRAASEPHRKRSKEGAGDEHDGDPGQGRPCSPPVSSVLERLLALEKLMMGSPERERLKLLKTVAESRKEIQELRRKQQELESRALVINTSDKAVPPFHRKQSTAARPKKQQAVVPPLQVLQPVPPTSVCKPLLCASVKSQQVTKALKGKENKQAGSCGSEGDWASRLDPTMLERSRQQILSVLNTGTLRELKGLQLIGDKKAKLIQGWREIHGSFAQVEDLQRIEGITAKRFSSFLKANVLCSVGK; this is translated from the exons ATGGCCCAGCGTGTGCCCGTGAGCGAAGCCTGTGGGCCTGCGGCCTCCAAGCGGGTGTCCCGGGTTCGAGTGGCAGTGCGTCTGCGGCCCTACATGGAGAAGCAGGACAAGAAAGCCGAGGGGCCATGTGTCAGGGGCCTGGGGCCACAAAGCTTGGAGATCGTTAACTGGAGGAATGCCACAGAGACCCTGCAGTACCA GTTCGATGCCTTCCATGGAGAACAGGCGAGCCAGCAGGAGATCTTCCTGTCCTCGGTGAAGCCCGTCCTCCCTCATGTACTGAGCGGCCAGAACGCCAGCGTCTTCGCCTATGGCCCCACGGGTGCAG GGAAGACGCACACCATGCTGGGCAATCCCGAGGAGCCCGGGCTTATCCCACGGGCTGTGCGGGAGGTGTTCAGCTTGGCGACAGAGCGTGAGCGGGAGTCCGCAGATTGGACATATAGCGTTGGGATGTCCTACCTGGAGATCTACAATGAAAAG GTGCTGGACCTGCTGTCACCAGGCAGCACAGATCTGCCAATCAGAGAGGACAAGGACAGGAACATCGTGGTCCAGGGCCTGACCCACATGCCTATCGACTCCTTCTCGCATTTCCATGCCCTGTTCGCCCCGGCCAGCCTGAACCGGACCACTGCCTCCACCAAGCTGAACCAGAGGTCCAGTCGCAGCCACGCCATCCTGCTGATCAAG GTGGTGAGGAGTCTGAAGAGCCCCCCCTATAGGCAGCAGATGGGAAAGTTGTACCTGGTGGACCTGGCAGGTTCGGAGGATAACCGGCGGACGGGAAACCAGGGCCTGCGCTTGAAGGAGAGCGGCGCCATCAATCTGTCGCTCTTCACACTCAGCAAGGTGGTGGACGCGCTGAATGTGGGCGGGGCTGGCCGCGTGCCCTACCGCGACAGCAAGCTCACACGCCTGCTGCAAGACTCGCTGGGGGGCTCCGCCCACTCGGTCATGATCGCTAACATCGCGCCCGAATACAAGTACTACTTCGATACCTTCAGTGCCCTCAACTTCGCTGCCAAGTCCAAGCTCATCGTGAACCGGCCCTTTGTCAGAGAGGCCGTGCCCAGCTGCGCCCCCACTGTGCCAGTAAAGAGGCCCCGTGACGAACAGGGGCCCCGGGCAGCCAGCGAACCCCACAGGAAGAGGTCCAAGGAGGGGGCCGGAGACGAGCACGATGGGGACCCCGGACAGGGGCGCCCCTGCAG ccccccGGTGTCATCGGTGCTAGAACGGCTGCTGGCCCTGGAGAAGCTGATGATGGGCTCACCGGAGCGGGAGAGGCTGAAGCTGCTGAAGACGGTGGCTGAGTCCCGCAAGGAGATTCAG GAGCTGAGGAGGaagcagcaggagctggagaGCCGGGCCCTGGTCATTAACACCAGTGACAAGGCCGTCCCCCCCTTCCACAGGAAACAGTCCACCGCAGCCCGGCCCAAGAAGCAGcaggctgtagtgcccccgctGCAAG TGTTGCAGCCTGTCCCGCCCACGTCAGTCTGCAAGCCGCTGCTGTGCGCCAGCGTGAAGAGTCAGCAGGTCACAAAG gcttTGAAGGGGAAGGAGAATAAACAAGCAGGCTCATGTGGCTCAGAAGGAGACTGGGCGTCACGGCTGGACCCCACAATGCTGGAGCGATCCCGGCAGCAGATCCTCAGTGTACTCAACACTGGTACCCTGAGGGAGCTGAAAGGACTACAACTGATCGGCGACAAAAAGGCTAAGCTTATCCAGGGCTGGAGGGAGATCCATGGCAGTTTCGCACAG GTGGAGGACCTGCAGCGCATTGAAGGTATCACAGCCAAGAGATTCAGCTCCTTCTTAAAG GCCAACGTCCTCTGCTCAGTTGGGAAataa
- the kif22 gene encoding kinesin-like protein KIF22 isoform X1 has protein sequence MAQRVPVSEACGPAASKRVSRVRVAVRLRPYMEKQDKKAEGPCVRGLGPQSLEIVNWRNATETLQYQFDAFHGEQASQQEIFLSSVKPVLPHVLSGQNASVFAYGPTGAGKTHTMLGNPEEPGLIPRAVREVFSLATERERESADWTYSVGMSYLEIYNEKVLDLLSPGSTDLPIREDKDRNIVVQGLTHMPIDSFSHFHALFAPASLNRTTASTKLNQRSSRSHAILLIKVVRSLKSPPYRQQMGKLYLVDLAGSEDNRRTGNQGLRLKESGAINLSLFTLSKVVDALNVGGAGRVPYRDSKLTRLLQDSLGGSAHSVMIANIAPEYKYYFDTFSALNFAAKSKLIVNRPFVREAVPSCAPTVPVKRPRDEQGPRAASEPHRKRSKEGAGDEHDGDPGQGRPCRCVGEHLLTDAGRKCTPKLSSCPLHRPPPSPPVSSVLERLLALEKLMMGSPERERLKLLKTVAESRKEIQELRRKQQELESRALVINTSDKAVPPFHRKQSTAARPKKQQAVVPPLQVLQPVPPTSVCKPLLCASVKSQQVTKALKGKENKQAGSCGSEGDWASRLDPTMLERSRQQILSVLNTGTLRELKGLQLIGDKKAKLIQGWREIHGSFAQVEDLQRIEGITAKRFSSFLKANVLCSVGK, from the exons ATGGCCCAGCGTGTGCCCGTGAGCGAAGCCTGTGGGCCTGCGGCCTCCAAGCGGGTGTCCCGGGTTCGAGTGGCAGTGCGTCTGCGGCCCTACATGGAGAAGCAGGACAAGAAAGCCGAGGGGCCATGTGTCAGGGGCCTGGGGCCACAAAGCTTGGAGATCGTTAACTGGAGGAATGCCACAGAGACCCTGCAGTACCA GTTCGATGCCTTCCATGGAGAACAGGCGAGCCAGCAGGAGATCTTCCTGTCCTCGGTGAAGCCCGTCCTCCCTCATGTACTGAGCGGCCAGAACGCCAGCGTCTTCGCCTATGGCCCCACGGGTGCAG GGAAGACGCACACCATGCTGGGCAATCCCGAGGAGCCCGGGCTTATCCCACGGGCTGTGCGGGAGGTGTTCAGCTTGGCGACAGAGCGTGAGCGGGAGTCCGCAGATTGGACATATAGCGTTGGGATGTCCTACCTGGAGATCTACAATGAAAAG GTGCTGGACCTGCTGTCACCAGGCAGCACAGATCTGCCAATCAGAGAGGACAAGGACAGGAACATCGTGGTCCAGGGCCTGACCCACATGCCTATCGACTCCTTCTCGCATTTCCATGCCCTGTTCGCCCCGGCCAGCCTGAACCGGACCACTGCCTCCACCAAGCTGAACCAGAGGTCCAGTCGCAGCCACGCCATCCTGCTGATCAAG GTGGTGAGGAGTCTGAAGAGCCCCCCCTATAGGCAGCAGATGGGAAAGTTGTACCTGGTGGACCTGGCAGGTTCGGAGGATAACCGGCGGACGGGAAACCAGGGCCTGCGCTTGAAGGAGAGCGGCGCCATCAATCTGTCGCTCTTCACACTCAGCAAGGTGGTGGACGCGCTGAATGTGGGCGGGGCTGGCCGCGTGCCCTACCGCGACAGCAAGCTCACACGCCTGCTGCAAGACTCGCTGGGGGGCTCCGCCCACTCGGTCATGATCGCTAACATCGCGCCCGAATACAAGTACTACTTCGATACCTTCAGTGCCCTCAACTTCGCTGCCAAGTCCAAGCTCATCGTGAACCGGCCCTTTGTCAGAGAGGCCGTGCCCAGCTGCGCCCCCACTGTGCCAGTAAAGAGGCCCCGTGACGAACAGGGGCCCCGGGCAGCCAGCGAACCCCACAGGAAGAGGTCCAAGGAGGGGGCCGGAGACGAGCACGATGGGGACCCCGGACAGGGGCGCCCCTGCAGGTGTGTGGGTGAGCATTTGCTGACGGATGCTGGCAGGAAGTGCACCCCCAAGCTGAGCTCATGTCCACTCCATcgccccccacccagccccccGGTGTCATCGGTGCTAGAACGGCTGCTGGCCCTGGAGAAGCTGATGATGGGCTCACCGGAGCGGGAGAGGCTGAAGCTGCTGAAGACGGTGGCTGAGTCCCGCAAGGAGATTCAG GAGCTGAGGAGGaagcagcaggagctggagaGCCGGGCCCTGGTCATTAACACCAGTGACAAGGCCGTCCCCCCCTTCCACAGGAAACAGTCCACCGCAGCCCGGCCCAAGAAGCAGcaggctgtagtgcccccgctGCAAG TGTTGCAGCCTGTCCCGCCCACGTCAGTCTGCAAGCCGCTGCTGTGCGCCAGCGTGAAGAGTCAGCAGGTCACAAAG gcttTGAAGGGGAAGGAGAATAAACAAGCAGGCTCATGTGGCTCAGAAGGAGACTGGGCGTCACGGCTGGACCCCACAATGCTGGAGCGATCCCGGCAGCAGATCCTCAGTGTACTCAACACTGGTACCCTGAGGGAGCTGAAAGGACTACAACTGATCGGCGACAAAAAGGCTAAGCTTATCCAGGGCTGGAGGGAGATCCATGGCAGTTTCGCACAG GTGGAGGACCTGCAGCGCATTGAAGGTATCACAGCCAAGAGATTCAGCTCCTTCTTAAAG GCCAACGTCCTCTGCTCAGTTGGGAAataa